A window from Solea senegalensis isolate Sse05_10M linkage group LG15, IFAPA_SoseM_1, whole genome shotgun sequence encodes these proteins:
- the arhgap22 gene encoding rho GTPase-activating protein 22 isoform X1, whose amino-acid sequence MASNSRMPVLISCRLSESVPVSIPQTHITDGFAAMIPARSPLTSNKPKDLSARSKSMVLGELSRVSRPCSPLDQEKALKVGWLKRQRSIMKNWQLRWFVLRTEALYFYKDQDETKAQGCIPLQGSQVNELPASQDEPGRHLFEIVPGGAGEKDRTGISHESFLLMANSQSDMEDWVRAIRRVIWAPLGGGVFGQHLEETMLYEAQCGPQRSVPVLVEQCVCFIREHGLEEEGLFRAPGQTNHVRELQDAFDRGEKPVFDSTTDVHTVASLLKLYIRELPEPIIPFSKYTQFLSCAQILNKDKEMGITELGKQVKSLPQVNHNLLKYICRFLDEVQSHANENKMSVQNLATVFGPNILRPRVEDPVTMMEGSSQVQHLMTVLISEYSRLYQREEQETETKISPQQQIPVQKCKVEWLSQEDSDPTPSSGTRAKSPKEKLQSSTPSLDNKPITSSPITALQEGEDGQVEGRSRGKTGEKVEEKADSKTEGKIGSEAAVSPSKQSKALPPWRCSFKGSAASGGTRGKIGGSAGDVSAAGGSNWLMNGLSSLRAHRRTTSSGERLKDSTLSLKDSTLSLKETTLSLKDSQRDSEEDSSRMSLSHRAFHQSHRLSAYDNVAPSSLSLPADTSSIWSSVEISLAEPEESDKAVKVGQSQENLTEVRDSTDTVTVDHSGSGTEDDTAGADDEDVTDMLLQLKQELKKQRMNNESCIRKLEESCSTYQAQVNRLEEELDQEKKKFHMLEIRLRNSERAHQDAENRNTLLQQEMEEFFKTLGDLTTGATRTN is encoded by the exons CACGATCCAAGAGCATGGTGCTTGGAGAGCTGTCTCGAGTGTCCAGGCCCTGCTCGCCCCTGGATCAGGAGAAGGCACTGAAGGTTGGCTGGCTGAAGAGGCAGCGTAGCATCATGAAAAACTGGCAGCTGCGTTGGTTTGTCCTGAGGACCGAAGCGCTGTATTTCTACAAGGACCAGGATGAAACCAAGGCACAG GGTTGTATTCCTCTGCAGGGCAGTCAGGTCAACGAGTTACCGGCCAGTCAGGACGAGCCTGGTCGCCACCTTTTTGAAATCGTTCCAG GAGGGGCTGGGGAAAAGGATCGAACAGGGATAAGCCATGAATCATTCCTGCTGATGGCCAACTCTCAGAGCGACATGGAAGATTGGGTCAGAGCCATACGTAGAGTCATATGGGCTCCGCTTGGAGGAG GAGTCTTTGGGCAGCACCTTGAGGAGACGATGTTGTACGAGGCCCAGTGTGGCCCACAGCGTTCAGTCCCAGTGCTGgttgaacagtgtgtgtgtttcattcgGGAACACGGGCTTGAGGAGGAGGGCCTTTTCAGGGCTCCTGGACAGACCAATCATGTCCGAGAGCTGCAGGACGCATTTGACCGTGGTGAGAAGCCAGTGTTTGACAG tACTACAGATGTCCACACAGTGGCATCCCTGTTAAAACTGTACATACGGGAGCTTCCAGAGCCTATAATTCCATTCTCCAAATACACTCAGTTTCTGTCTTGTGCTCAGATACTTAACAAGGACAAAGAAATG GGTATCACAGAGCTTGGCAAACAGGTGAAATCCCTTCCTCAGGTCAACCACAACCTCCTTAAATATATCTGCAG GTTTCTGGACGAGGTTCAGTCTCACGCCAATGAGAACAAGATGAGTGTTCAGAATCTCGCCACTGTGTTTGGACCCAACATCCTTCGGCCCAGGGTGGAGGATCCTGTCACCATGATGGAAG gaagttcacaGGTGCAGCACCTAATGACCGTGCTTATCAGCGAATACTCTCGACTTTACCAACGTGAAGAGCAGGAAACAGAGACCAAGATCTCCCCACAACAACAGATTCCTGTCCAAAAGTGCAAAGTGGAGTGGCTCTCACAAGAAGATAGTGACCCAACACCCTCCTCAGGCACAAGAGCCAAAAGCCCGAAGGAGAAACTCCAATCTTCAACCCCTTCCCTAGACAATAAGCCAATTACATCAAGTCCAATTACAGCATTACAGGAGGGTGAGGATGGTCAGGTTGAGGGGAGGAGTAGAGGTAAGACAGGGgagaaagtggaagaaaaagcAGATAGCAAAACTGAAGGGAAAATTGGGAGTGAAGCAGCTGTTAGTCCCAGCAAACAGTCTAAAGCGCTCCCCCCGTGGAGGTGCTCCTTCAAGGGCAGTGCAGCATCTGGGGGGACAAGGGGAAAAATAGGGGGATCGGCAGGGGATGTGTCAGCAGCTGGTGGGAGCAACTGGCTGATGAATGGCCTGTCATCCCTCCGAGCTCACAGGCGCACCACTTCATCTGGCGAAAGACTGAAAGACTCAACACTGTCTCTGAAGGATTCAACCCTCTCCCTTAAAGAGACCACACTCTCACTTAAAGACTCACAGAGAGACTCTGAAGAAGACTCCTCTCGAATGTCCCTTTCTCACAGAGCCTTCCACCAGTCCCACAGACTGTCTGCCTACGACAATGTTGCCCCCTCCAGTCTCAGCCTGCCTGCTGACACCTCCTCAATCTGGTCGTCCGTTGAGATCTCACTTGCCGAACCAGAGGAAAGCGATAAGGCAGTTAAAGTAGGGCAAAGTCAAGAAAACCTCACAGAGGTTAGGGACAGTACAGATACCGTCACAGTGGATCACAGTGGAAGTGGCACTGAGGATGATACTGCAGGGGCAGATGATGAAGACGTCACCGACATGCTCCTCCAGCTCAAACAGGAACTGAAGAAACAGAGGATGAATAACGAAAGCTGCATTCGCAA GCTGGAGGAGTCCTGTTCTACGTACCAGGCCCAGGTTAACCGCCTTGAAGAGGAGCTGGaccaagagaagaagaagttccACATGCTGGAGATCCGACTCAGGAACTCGGAGCGGGCACATCAAGATGCAGAGAACCGAAACACTCTCCTTCAGCAAGAGATGGAAGAGTTCTTCAAAACTCTTGGAGACCTTACTACAGGAGCAACACGGACCAACTAA
- the arhgap22 gene encoding rho GTPase-activating protein 22 isoform X4, which yields MLSPKIKQARRARSKSMVLGELSRVSRPCSPLDQEKALKVGWLKRQRSIMKNWQLRWFVLRTEALYFYKDQDETKAQGCIPLQGSQVNELPASQDEPGRHLFEIVPGGAGEKDRTGISHESFLLMANSQSDMEDWVRAIRRVIWAPLGGGVFGQHLEETMLYEAQCGPQRSVPVLVEQCVCFIREHGLEEEGLFRAPGQTNHVRELQDAFDRGEKPVFDSTTDVHTVASLLKLYIRELPEPIIPFSKYTQFLSCAQILNKDKEMGITELGKQVKSLPQVNHNLLKYICRFLDEVQSHANENKMSVQNLATVFGPNILRPRVEDPVTMMEGSSQVQHLMTVLISEYSRLYQREEQETETKISPQQQIPVQKCKVEWLSQEDSDPTPSSGTRAKSPKEKLQSSTPSLDNKPITSSPITALQEGEDGQVEGRSRGKTGEKVEEKADSKTEGKIGSEAAVSPSKQSKALPPWRCSFKGSAASGGTRGKIGGSAGDVSAAGGSNWLMNGLSSLRAHRRTTSSGERLKDSTLSLKDSTLSLKETTLSLKDSQRDSEEDSSRMSLSHRAFHQSHRLSAYDNVAPSSLSLPADTSSIWSSVEISLAEPEESDKAVKVGQSQENLTEVRDSTDTVTVDHSGSGTEDDTAGADDEDVTDMLLQLKQELKKQRMNNESCIRKLEESCSTYQAQVNRLEEELDQEKKKFHMLEIRLRNSERAHQDAENRNTLLQQEMEEFFKTLGDLTTGATRTN from the exons CACGATCCAAGAGCATGGTGCTTGGAGAGCTGTCTCGAGTGTCCAGGCCCTGCTCGCCCCTGGATCAGGAGAAGGCACTGAAGGTTGGCTGGCTGAAGAGGCAGCGTAGCATCATGAAAAACTGGCAGCTGCGTTGGTTTGTCCTGAGGACCGAAGCGCTGTATTTCTACAAGGACCAGGATGAAACCAAGGCACAG GGTTGTATTCCTCTGCAGGGCAGTCAGGTCAACGAGTTACCGGCCAGTCAGGACGAGCCTGGTCGCCACCTTTTTGAAATCGTTCCAG GAGGGGCTGGGGAAAAGGATCGAACAGGGATAAGCCATGAATCATTCCTGCTGATGGCCAACTCTCAGAGCGACATGGAAGATTGGGTCAGAGCCATACGTAGAGTCATATGGGCTCCGCTTGGAGGAG GAGTCTTTGGGCAGCACCTTGAGGAGACGATGTTGTACGAGGCCCAGTGTGGCCCACAGCGTTCAGTCCCAGTGCTGgttgaacagtgtgtgtgtttcattcgGGAACACGGGCTTGAGGAGGAGGGCCTTTTCAGGGCTCCTGGACAGACCAATCATGTCCGAGAGCTGCAGGACGCATTTGACCGTGGTGAGAAGCCAGTGTTTGACAG tACTACAGATGTCCACACAGTGGCATCCCTGTTAAAACTGTACATACGGGAGCTTCCAGAGCCTATAATTCCATTCTCCAAATACACTCAGTTTCTGTCTTGTGCTCAGATACTTAACAAGGACAAAGAAATG GGTATCACAGAGCTTGGCAAACAGGTGAAATCCCTTCCTCAGGTCAACCACAACCTCCTTAAATATATCTGCAG GTTTCTGGACGAGGTTCAGTCTCACGCCAATGAGAACAAGATGAGTGTTCAGAATCTCGCCACTGTGTTTGGACCCAACATCCTTCGGCCCAGGGTGGAGGATCCTGTCACCATGATGGAAG gaagttcacaGGTGCAGCACCTAATGACCGTGCTTATCAGCGAATACTCTCGACTTTACCAACGTGAAGAGCAGGAAACAGAGACCAAGATCTCCCCACAACAACAGATTCCTGTCCAAAAGTGCAAAGTGGAGTGGCTCTCACAAGAAGATAGTGACCCAACACCCTCCTCAGGCACAAGAGCCAAAAGCCCGAAGGAGAAACTCCAATCTTCAACCCCTTCCCTAGACAATAAGCCAATTACATCAAGTCCAATTACAGCATTACAGGAGGGTGAGGATGGTCAGGTTGAGGGGAGGAGTAGAGGTAAGACAGGGgagaaagtggaagaaaaagcAGATAGCAAAACTGAAGGGAAAATTGGGAGTGAAGCAGCTGTTAGTCCCAGCAAACAGTCTAAAGCGCTCCCCCCGTGGAGGTGCTCCTTCAAGGGCAGTGCAGCATCTGGGGGGACAAGGGGAAAAATAGGGGGATCGGCAGGGGATGTGTCAGCAGCTGGTGGGAGCAACTGGCTGATGAATGGCCTGTCATCCCTCCGAGCTCACAGGCGCACCACTTCATCTGGCGAAAGACTGAAAGACTCAACACTGTCTCTGAAGGATTCAACCCTCTCCCTTAAAGAGACCACACTCTCACTTAAAGACTCACAGAGAGACTCTGAAGAAGACTCCTCTCGAATGTCCCTTTCTCACAGAGCCTTCCACCAGTCCCACAGACTGTCTGCCTACGACAATGTTGCCCCCTCCAGTCTCAGCCTGCCTGCTGACACCTCCTCAATCTGGTCGTCCGTTGAGATCTCACTTGCCGAACCAGAGGAAAGCGATAAGGCAGTTAAAGTAGGGCAAAGTCAAGAAAACCTCACAGAGGTTAGGGACAGTACAGATACCGTCACAGTGGATCACAGTGGAAGTGGCACTGAGGATGATACTGCAGGGGCAGATGATGAAGACGTCACCGACATGCTCCTCCAGCTCAAACAGGAACTGAAGAAACAGAGGATGAATAACGAAAGCTGCATTCGCAA GCTGGAGGAGTCCTGTTCTACGTACCAGGCCCAGGTTAACCGCCTTGAAGAGGAGCTGGaccaagagaagaagaagttccACATGCTGGAGATCCGACTCAGGAACTCGGAGCGGGCACATCAAGATGCAGAGAACCGAAACACTCTCCTTCAGCAAGAGATGGAAGAGTTCTTCAAAACTCTTGGAGACCTTACTACAGGAGCAACACGGACCAACTAA
- the arhgap22 gene encoding rho GTPase-activating protein 22 isoform X3 has product MIPARSPLTSNKPKDLSARSKSMVLGELSRVSRPCSPLDQEKALKVGWLKRQRSIMKNWQLRWFVLRTEALYFYKDQDETKAQGCIPLQGSQVNELPASQDEPGRHLFEIVPGGAGEKDRTGISHESFLLMANSQSDMEDWVRAIRRVIWAPLGGGVFGQHLEETMLYEAQCGPQRSVPVLVEQCVCFIREHGLEEEGLFRAPGQTNHVRELQDAFDRGEKPVFDSTTDVHTVASLLKLYIRELPEPIIPFSKYTQFLSCAQILNKDKEMGITELGKQVKSLPQVNHNLLKYICRFLDEVQSHANENKMSVQNLATVFGPNILRPRVEDPVTMMEGSSQVQHLMTVLISEYSRLYQREEQETETKISPQQQIPVQKCKVEWLSQEDSDPTPSSGTRAKSPKEKLQSSTPSLDNKPITSSPITALQEGEDGQVEGRSRGKTGEKVEEKADSKTEGKIGSEAAVSPSKQSKALPPWRCSFKGSAASGGTRGKIGGSAGDVSAAGGSNWLMNGLSSLRAHRRTTSSGERLKDSTLSLKDSTLSLKETTLSLKDSQRDSEEDSSRMSLSHRAFHQSHRLSAYDNVAPSSLSLPADTSSIWSSVEISLAEPEESDKAVKVGQSQENLTEVRDSTDTVTVDHSGSGTEDDTAGADDEDVTDMLLQLKQELKKQRMNNESCIRKLEESCSTYQAQVNRLEEELDQEKKKFHMLEIRLRNSERAHQDAENRNTLLQQEMEEFFKTLGDLTTGATRTN; this is encoded by the exons CACGATCCAAGAGCATGGTGCTTGGAGAGCTGTCTCGAGTGTCCAGGCCCTGCTCGCCCCTGGATCAGGAGAAGGCACTGAAGGTTGGCTGGCTGAAGAGGCAGCGTAGCATCATGAAAAACTGGCAGCTGCGTTGGTTTGTCCTGAGGACCGAAGCGCTGTATTTCTACAAGGACCAGGATGAAACCAAGGCACAG GGTTGTATTCCTCTGCAGGGCAGTCAGGTCAACGAGTTACCGGCCAGTCAGGACGAGCCTGGTCGCCACCTTTTTGAAATCGTTCCAG GAGGGGCTGGGGAAAAGGATCGAACAGGGATAAGCCATGAATCATTCCTGCTGATGGCCAACTCTCAGAGCGACATGGAAGATTGGGTCAGAGCCATACGTAGAGTCATATGGGCTCCGCTTGGAGGAG GAGTCTTTGGGCAGCACCTTGAGGAGACGATGTTGTACGAGGCCCAGTGTGGCCCACAGCGTTCAGTCCCAGTGCTGgttgaacagtgtgtgtgtttcattcgGGAACACGGGCTTGAGGAGGAGGGCCTTTTCAGGGCTCCTGGACAGACCAATCATGTCCGAGAGCTGCAGGACGCATTTGACCGTGGTGAGAAGCCAGTGTTTGACAG tACTACAGATGTCCACACAGTGGCATCCCTGTTAAAACTGTACATACGGGAGCTTCCAGAGCCTATAATTCCATTCTCCAAATACACTCAGTTTCTGTCTTGTGCTCAGATACTTAACAAGGACAAAGAAATG GGTATCACAGAGCTTGGCAAACAGGTGAAATCCCTTCCTCAGGTCAACCACAACCTCCTTAAATATATCTGCAG GTTTCTGGACGAGGTTCAGTCTCACGCCAATGAGAACAAGATGAGTGTTCAGAATCTCGCCACTGTGTTTGGACCCAACATCCTTCGGCCCAGGGTGGAGGATCCTGTCACCATGATGGAAG gaagttcacaGGTGCAGCACCTAATGACCGTGCTTATCAGCGAATACTCTCGACTTTACCAACGTGAAGAGCAGGAAACAGAGACCAAGATCTCCCCACAACAACAGATTCCTGTCCAAAAGTGCAAAGTGGAGTGGCTCTCACAAGAAGATAGTGACCCAACACCCTCCTCAGGCACAAGAGCCAAAAGCCCGAAGGAGAAACTCCAATCTTCAACCCCTTCCCTAGACAATAAGCCAATTACATCAAGTCCAATTACAGCATTACAGGAGGGTGAGGATGGTCAGGTTGAGGGGAGGAGTAGAGGTAAGACAGGGgagaaagtggaagaaaaagcAGATAGCAAAACTGAAGGGAAAATTGGGAGTGAAGCAGCTGTTAGTCCCAGCAAACAGTCTAAAGCGCTCCCCCCGTGGAGGTGCTCCTTCAAGGGCAGTGCAGCATCTGGGGGGACAAGGGGAAAAATAGGGGGATCGGCAGGGGATGTGTCAGCAGCTGGTGGGAGCAACTGGCTGATGAATGGCCTGTCATCCCTCCGAGCTCACAGGCGCACCACTTCATCTGGCGAAAGACTGAAAGACTCAACACTGTCTCTGAAGGATTCAACCCTCTCCCTTAAAGAGACCACACTCTCACTTAAAGACTCACAGAGAGACTCTGAAGAAGACTCCTCTCGAATGTCCCTTTCTCACAGAGCCTTCCACCAGTCCCACAGACTGTCTGCCTACGACAATGTTGCCCCCTCCAGTCTCAGCCTGCCTGCTGACACCTCCTCAATCTGGTCGTCCGTTGAGATCTCACTTGCCGAACCAGAGGAAAGCGATAAGGCAGTTAAAGTAGGGCAAAGTCAAGAAAACCTCACAGAGGTTAGGGACAGTACAGATACCGTCACAGTGGATCACAGTGGAAGTGGCACTGAGGATGATACTGCAGGGGCAGATGATGAAGACGTCACCGACATGCTCCTCCAGCTCAAACAGGAACTGAAGAAACAGAGGATGAATAACGAAAGCTGCATTCGCAA GCTGGAGGAGTCCTGTTCTACGTACCAGGCCCAGGTTAACCGCCTTGAAGAGGAGCTGGaccaagagaagaagaagttccACATGCTGGAGATCCGACTCAGGAACTCGGAGCGGGCACATCAAGATGCAGAGAACCGAAACACTCTCCTTCAGCAAGAGATGGAAGAGTTCTTCAAAACTCTTGGAGACCTTACTACAGGAGCAACACGGACCAACTAA
- the arhgap22 gene encoding rho GTPase-activating protein 22 isoform X5: MVLGELSRVSRPCSPLDQEKALKVGWLKRQRSIMKNWQLRWFVLRTEALYFYKDQDETKAQGCIPLQGSQVNELPASQDEPGRHLFEIVPGGAGEKDRTGISHESFLLMANSQSDMEDWVRAIRRVIWAPLGGGVFGQHLEETMLYEAQCGPQRSVPVLVEQCVCFIREHGLEEEGLFRAPGQTNHVRELQDAFDRGEKPVFDSTTDVHTVASLLKLYIRELPEPIIPFSKYTQFLSCAQILNKDKEMGITELGKQVKSLPQVNHNLLKYICRFLDEVQSHANENKMSVQNLATVFGPNILRPRVEDPVTMMEGSSQVQHLMTVLISEYSRLYQREEQETETKISPQQQIPVQKCKVEWLSQEDSDPTPSSGTRAKSPKEKLQSSTPSLDNKPITSSPITALQEGEDGQVEGRSRGKTGEKVEEKADSKTEGKIGSEAAVSPSKQSKALPPWRCSFKGSAASGGTRGKIGGSAGDVSAAGGSNWLMNGLSSLRAHRRTTSSGERLKDSTLSLKDSTLSLKETTLSLKDSQRDSEEDSSRMSLSHRAFHQSHRLSAYDNVAPSSLSLPADTSSIWSSVEISLAEPEESDKAVKVGQSQENLTEVRDSTDTVTVDHSGSGTEDDTAGADDEDVTDMLLQLKQELKKQRMNNESCIRKLEESCSTYQAQVNRLEEELDQEKKKFHMLEIRLRNSERAHQDAENRNTLLQQEMEEFFKTLGDLTTGATRTN, translated from the exons ATGGTGCTTGGAGAGCTGTCTCGAGTGTCCAGGCCCTGCTCGCCCCTGGATCAGGAGAAGGCACTGAAGGTTGGCTGGCTGAAGAGGCAGCGTAGCATCATGAAAAACTGGCAGCTGCGTTGGTTTGTCCTGAGGACCGAAGCGCTGTATTTCTACAAGGACCAGGATGAAACCAAGGCACAG GGTTGTATTCCTCTGCAGGGCAGTCAGGTCAACGAGTTACCGGCCAGTCAGGACGAGCCTGGTCGCCACCTTTTTGAAATCGTTCCAG GAGGGGCTGGGGAAAAGGATCGAACAGGGATAAGCCATGAATCATTCCTGCTGATGGCCAACTCTCAGAGCGACATGGAAGATTGGGTCAGAGCCATACGTAGAGTCATATGGGCTCCGCTTGGAGGAG GAGTCTTTGGGCAGCACCTTGAGGAGACGATGTTGTACGAGGCCCAGTGTGGCCCACAGCGTTCAGTCCCAGTGCTGgttgaacagtgtgtgtgtttcattcgGGAACACGGGCTTGAGGAGGAGGGCCTTTTCAGGGCTCCTGGACAGACCAATCATGTCCGAGAGCTGCAGGACGCATTTGACCGTGGTGAGAAGCCAGTGTTTGACAG tACTACAGATGTCCACACAGTGGCATCCCTGTTAAAACTGTACATACGGGAGCTTCCAGAGCCTATAATTCCATTCTCCAAATACACTCAGTTTCTGTCTTGTGCTCAGATACTTAACAAGGACAAAGAAATG GGTATCACAGAGCTTGGCAAACAGGTGAAATCCCTTCCTCAGGTCAACCACAACCTCCTTAAATATATCTGCAG GTTTCTGGACGAGGTTCAGTCTCACGCCAATGAGAACAAGATGAGTGTTCAGAATCTCGCCACTGTGTTTGGACCCAACATCCTTCGGCCCAGGGTGGAGGATCCTGTCACCATGATGGAAG gaagttcacaGGTGCAGCACCTAATGACCGTGCTTATCAGCGAATACTCTCGACTTTACCAACGTGAAGAGCAGGAAACAGAGACCAAGATCTCCCCACAACAACAGATTCCTGTCCAAAAGTGCAAAGTGGAGTGGCTCTCACAAGAAGATAGTGACCCAACACCCTCCTCAGGCACAAGAGCCAAAAGCCCGAAGGAGAAACTCCAATCTTCAACCCCTTCCCTAGACAATAAGCCAATTACATCAAGTCCAATTACAGCATTACAGGAGGGTGAGGATGGTCAGGTTGAGGGGAGGAGTAGAGGTAAGACAGGGgagaaagtggaagaaaaagcAGATAGCAAAACTGAAGGGAAAATTGGGAGTGAAGCAGCTGTTAGTCCCAGCAAACAGTCTAAAGCGCTCCCCCCGTGGAGGTGCTCCTTCAAGGGCAGTGCAGCATCTGGGGGGACAAGGGGAAAAATAGGGGGATCGGCAGGGGATGTGTCAGCAGCTGGTGGGAGCAACTGGCTGATGAATGGCCTGTCATCCCTCCGAGCTCACAGGCGCACCACTTCATCTGGCGAAAGACTGAAAGACTCAACACTGTCTCTGAAGGATTCAACCCTCTCCCTTAAAGAGACCACACTCTCACTTAAAGACTCACAGAGAGACTCTGAAGAAGACTCCTCTCGAATGTCCCTTTCTCACAGAGCCTTCCACCAGTCCCACAGACTGTCTGCCTACGACAATGTTGCCCCCTCCAGTCTCAGCCTGCCTGCTGACACCTCCTCAATCTGGTCGTCCGTTGAGATCTCACTTGCCGAACCAGAGGAAAGCGATAAGGCAGTTAAAGTAGGGCAAAGTCAAGAAAACCTCACAGAGGTTAGGGACAGTACAGATACCGTCACAGTGGATCACAGTGGAAGTGGCACTGAGGATGATACTGCAGGGGCAGATGATGAAGACGTCACCGACATGCTCCTCCAGCTCAAACAGGAACTGAAGAAACAGAGGATGAATAACGAAAGCTGCATTCGCAA GCTGGAGGAGTCCTGTTCTACGTACCAGGCCCAGGTTAACCGCCTTGAAGAGGAGCTGGaccaagagaagaagaagttccACATGCTGGAGATCCGACTCAGGAACTCGGAGCGGGCACATCAAGATGCAGAGAACCGAAACACTCTCCTTCAGCAAGAGATGGAAGAGTTCTTCAAAACTCTTGGAGACCTTACTACAGGAGCAACACGGACCAACTAA